A DNA window from Brenneria izadpanahii contains the following coding sequences:
- a CDS encoding flagella synthesis protein FlgN, producing the protein MNAVLQKMLALLQQLQETLKQEELELSARAVNSALLQRITENKSEQLTSLRYFDTQRQELEQQSNLIAPYAEQSDLHMLWSDIQALTQALSQNNHRNALLLRQHMKYTNETLELLKTKSNNSLYGPDGHSSRFMSYQSNKFGR; encoded by the coding sequence ATGAACGCAGTATTACAGAAAATGTTGGCCCTGCTGCAACAGTTACAGGAAACATTGAAACAGGAAGAACTCGAACTTAGCGCCAGAGCAGTCAATAGCGCGCTTTTGCAGCGTATTACCGAGAATAAGAGCGAGCAATTGACCTCACTGCGTTATTTTGATACCCAACGGCAAGAATTAGAGCAACAGAGTAATCTGATCGCCCCTTACGCTGAACAAAGTGATTTACATATGCTGTGGTCAGATATTCAGGCGCTCACTCAAGCACTGAGTCAAAACAATCACCGCAATGCTCTGCTGTTGCGCCAGCATATGAAGTATACCAACGAAACGCTCGAGCTATTGAAAACCAAAAGTAATAATAGCCTGTACGGTCCCGATGGGCATTCATCGCGATTCATGTCCTATCAAAGCAATAAATTTGGTCGTTAA
- the flgA gene encoding flagellar basal body P-ring formation chaperone FlgA yields MRCVARYYTAILCFTTLNATASAIELSEQVTAFVRQQVNIPSAVVDVKLKSAKDNAINCPNPHFTLPPRKKPGGNVNIKMTCGAARYYLATEIQITGRYLVAAKSIPINHKITDADIKWREGRIDKLTVAPMTQTEQIVGSISQRIIGAGQAINDRMLRHPWAVSSGQTVSVTISGEGFSITNQGKVMNNAAINDKTRIRMDSGQIIEGVVTGEGAVTVVQ; encoded by the coding sequence ATGCGTTGCGTTGCGCGATATTATACAGCGATATTGTGTTTTACCACACTTAATGCAACAGCCAGCGCAATTGAGCTAAGTGAGCAAGTGACTGCATTTGTTCGTCAGCAGGTGAACATTCCTTCAGCAGTCGTTGATGTGAAATTAAAAAGCGCTAAAGACAATGCCATCAACTGCCCTAATCCGCATTTTACCCTTCCTCCCCGCAAAAAGCCCGGCGGCAACGTCAATATAAAAATGACGTGCGGCGCCGCCAGATATTACCTGGCTACGGAAATCCAGATTACCGGACGCTATCTGGTAGCGGCTAAGAGTATTCCCATTAATCATAAAATTACCGACGCCGATATTAAATGGCGGGAAGGAAGAATAGATAAACTGACCGTTGCGCCCATGACCCAAACAGAACAGATCGTTGGCAGTATTAGCCAGCGGATAATCGGCGCGGGACAGGCGATTAACGATAGAATGCTGCGTCATCCTTGGGCGGTGAGTTCCGGACAAACAGTCTCGGTTACCATTAGCGGCGAAGGTTTTAGCATTACTAATCAAGGGAAGGTCATGAACAATGCCGCCATCAATGACAAAACCCGGATCAGGATGGATTCAGGGCAAATCATCGAGGGGGTGGTTACCGGCGAGGGGGCGGTGACAGTCGTGCAATGA
- the flgC gene encoding flagellar basal body rod protein FlgC: MSLLNIFEISGSALTAQSQRMNVSASNLANADSVTGPDGQPYRAKQVVFKVAAPSGQEVGGVQVDSVIEDTSPDKLVYQPGNPLADERGYVRMPNVDVTAEMVNSIAASRSYQANVEVLNTTKTLMQKTLTLGQ, translated from the coding sequence ATGTCTTTGTTGAATATCTTTGAAATTTCGGGTTCTGCGTTGACCGCGCAATCACAGCGGATGAATGTCAGCGCCAGTAACCTGGCTAATGCGGACAGCGTGACGGGGCCAGACGGTCAGCCGTATCGCGCCAAACAGGTCGTATTCAAAGTGGCCGCCCCTTCAGGTCAGGAAGTCGGCGGCGTGCAGGTAGATAGCGTTATTGAAGATACATCCCCTGACAAGCTGGTTTACCAGCCGGGGAATCCGTTGGCGGATGAGCGAGGTTACGTGCGCATGCCTAATGTTGATGTCACGGCCGAGATGGTGAATTCCATCGCTGCCTCCCGCAGCTATCAGGCCAATGTCGAAGTGCTCAACACCACTAAAACCTTGATGCAGAAGACATTAACCTTAGGACAATAA
- the flgM gene encoding flagellar biosynthesis anti-sigma factor FlgM, translating into MQNKDADTFQTQKSKAASVSTGAEKETQVILSDAQAQLMRPGTQDINMEKVEDLKQAIQAGELQIDVGKIADKLISLSDDLTQD; encoded by the coding sequence ATACAAAACAAAGACGCTGATACTTTTCAGACGCAAAAAAGTAAAGCGGCATCGGTAAGCACTGGGGCAGAAAAAGAAACACAGGTCATCTTAAGTGATGCTCAGGCGCAACTCATGCGGCCTGGAACACAAGACATCAATATGGAAAAAGTCGAAGACCTGAAGCAAGCCATTCAGGCAGGCGAATTACAGATCGATGTGGGCAAAATTGCCGATAAGTTAATCTCTTTATCTGATGATTTAACTCAAGACTGA
- a CDS encoding flagellar hook assembly protein FlgD has protein sequence MSVAVSLTESTNTSATTTTSSSTASSSSDLQNEFLTLLVAQLQNQDPTDPMDNSQLTTQLAQISMLSGIENLNTTLGSIGTQLDESNALQAASLIGKGVLIDGDSIVVGEDGSSTAFGVELEDNASNVTVTISDSSGNVVRSVDLGSQSAGVLAYTWDGTNNSGESVGAGTYTFSVSATSSSGGSVTATELTYAQVYGVSTDDSTLNLGLAGTATLDDVKLII, from the coding sequence ATGTCAGTCGCCGTTTCACTTACTGAATCAACGAACACCAGCGCCACTACCACCACAAGCAGCTCCACGGCGTCAAGCAGCAGCGATCTGCAAAATGAGTTTCTGACGTTATTGGTGGCTCAGCTGCAGAATCAGGATCCGACCGATCCGATGGATAACTCCCAACTGACGACCCAACTGGCGCAAATCAGTATGCTCAGCGGTATTGAAAATCTGAATACCACACTTGGCTCCATCGGTACGCAACTTGATGAAAGCAATGCGCTGCAGGCGGCGTCGTTAATCGGCAAAGGGGTACTGATCGACGGCGACAGCATCGTGGTCGGTGAAGATGGCTCCAGCACGGCTTTTGGCGTTGAGCTTGAAGATAATGCCAGCAACGTAACGGTGACGATTTCCGATTCCAGCGGCAATGTTGTTCGCTCGGTGGATCTAGGCTCGCAGAGCGCCGGCGTTTTGGCCTATACCTGGGACGGCACCAATAATAGCGGGGAGAGCGTGGGGGCCGGTACCTATACCTTCTCCGTTTCGGCTACTTCGTCTTCCGGCGGTAGCGTGACAGCGACGGAGCTGACATATGCGCAGGTATATGGCGTCAGTACGGATGATTCTACGCTTAATCTTGGCCTGGCGGGAACCGCCACGTTGGATGATGTGAAACTGATTATCTAG
- the flgE gene encoding flagellar hook protein FlgE — MGFSQAVSGLNAASSNLDVIGNNIANSETTGFKSSRTSFADVFAASDVGLGVKVAAVTQDFSDGTVESTNVGSDVAISGNGFFRLTDDSGNVYYTRNGEFSLDADSNLINTTNGYYLTGYSATNGVINAGAEPTVLSISTAGMAASATSSADVEVNLNSSLSALDAANLDTTDSTTYNYTQTLTTYDTLGNTHNIAMYFVKTADNTWSVYAQDTSDTSVTEPTNIGTLNFDSSGALTGTTELSVSTKALNGSDGNTFTIDFSGSTQQNSSNATNTKTQDGYAAGTLTEYTINNDGTISGTYSNGKTQLMGQIVLASFTNTSGLQSKGDNTWAATASSGEAILGSAGTGTFGSLTSGALESSNVDLSAELVNLIVAQRNYQSNAQTIKTQDAILNTLVNLR; from the coding sequence ATGGGTTTTTCACAGGCAGTCAGTGGTCTAAACGCGGCATCCAGTAACCTGGACGTTATCGGTAACAATATCGCCAACTCCGAAACAACGGGCTTTAAGTCATCAAGGACTTCATTTGCGGATGTGTTTGCCGCTTCTGACGTTGGTCTCGGGGTAAAGGTCGCCGCGGTAACGCAGGACTTTTCCGATGGCACGGTGGAAAGCACCAATGTGGGTTCCGATGTGGCGATTTCCGGTAACGGTTTCTTCCGCCTGACGGATGACAGCGGCAATGTGTATTACACCCGCAATGGCGAGTTTTCGCTGGATGCCGACAGTAACCTGATCAACACGACCAACGGTTATTATCTGACCGGCTATTCCGCCACCAACGGCGTGATCAATGCCGGGGCGGAGCCGACGGTGCTGTCAATCTCCACCGCAGGAATGGCGGCCTCAGCCACCAGCAGCGCGGATGTGGAAGTGAATCTGAACTCCAGTCTGAGTGCGTTGGATGCCGCTAATTTAGATACCACGGACTCAACTACCTATAACTACACCCAGACGCTGACCACTTATGATACCTTGGGCAATACCCATAATATCGCGATGTATTTTGTTAAAACTGCGGACAATACCTGGTCGGTATATGCTCAGGACACCAGCGACACCTCAGTAACTGAACCAACGAATATCGGCACCCTTAATTTTGATAGCAGCGGTGCACTAACAGGAACCACCGAACTTTCCGTTTCAACCAAGGCCCTTAATGGTTCCGACGGCAACACTTTTACCATCGATTTCAGCGGCAGCACCCAGCAGAACAGTTCCAATGCCACCAACACCAAAACGCAGGACGGCTATGCCGCCGGTACGCTGACTGAATATACCATCAACAATGACGGCACCATCAGCGGTACCTATTCCAATGGTAAAACCCAACTGATGGGGCAGATTGTGCTGGCTTCATTTACCAACACCTCCGGTCTGCAATCTAAAGGCGATAACACCTGGGCCGCAACCGCTTCATCCGGGGAAGCTATCCTGGGTTCGGCCGGCACCGGTACTTTCGGTTCTTTGACCAGCGGCGCGTTGGAAAGCTCTAACGTCGATCTCAGCGCGGAACTGGTGAATCTGATTGTTGCTCAGCGCAACTACCAGTCCAACGCGCAAACCATTAAGACACAGGATGCGATCCTGAATACGTTGGTTAACCTGCGTTAA
- the flgB gene encoding flagellar basal body rod protein FlgB has product MLDKLEENFRFQQEALNLRAQRQEILAGNIANADTPGYQARDINFSSELTKAIEQGRAAGNSLAMATTSERHIQNQTTSNIALDLLYRVPDQPALDGNTVDMDRERTNFADNSLRYQTDLTVLSGQIKSMMSVLEDK; this is encoded by the coding sequence ATGCTTGATAAATTGGAGGAGAATTTTCGCTTTCAGCAGGAGGCGTTAAATCTTAGAGCCCAGCGCCAGGAAATTCTGGCGGGGAACATCGCCAATGCCGACACTCCGGGCTATCAGGCTCGCGATATCAATTTTTCCAGTGAGTTGACCAAAGCCATAGAACAGGGGCGCGCCGCCGGTAATTCATTGGCGATGGCAACCACTTCGGAGCGGCATATTCAAAATCAGACGACATCGAATATCGCCTTGGATCTGTTGTATCGGGTTCCAGACCAGCCGGCGTTGGATGGCAATACCGTGGATATGGATCGGGAGCGAACCAATTTTGCCGATAATAGCCTGCGTTATCAAACCGACCTTACGGTGTTAAGCGGTCAGATTAAAAGCATGATGTCCGTGCTAGAGGATAAATAG
- a CDS encoding flagellar basal body rod protein FlgF: MDHAIYTAMGAASQTLEQQAITANNLANSSTPGFRAQIAAMRAVPVEGLSLPTRTLVVASTPGADTTQGPLNYTSRSLDVAVQDQGWLAVQLPDGGEAYTRNGAIQVNADGQMQIQGYPVVGDGGPLEVPVNASISIAADGTVSALGNGDDPNTVAAVGRLKLVSATNDQLVRGDDGLFHTTTTADQQAGAALPQDDTVQVMSGVLEGSNVNTVETLVDMINNSRRFEMQMKVISNADDNAQKANQLLSIS, from the coding sequence ATGGATCACGCGATATATACGGCGATGGGCGCCGCCAGCCAGACGCTGGAGCAGCAGGCTATTACCGCCAATAACCTGGCTAATTCGTCTACGCCGGGATTTCGTGCCCAGATTGCCGCAATGAGGGCCGTACCCGTAGAAGGTCTCTCATTGCCAACCCGCACTTTGGTGGTGGCTTCCACTCCGGGAGCGGATACTACTCAAGGGCCGCTTAACTATACATCGCGTTCACTGGACGTTGCCGTGCAGGATCAGGGATGGTTGGCGGTGCAATTGCCGGATGGCGGAGAAGCATATACTCGCAATGGCGCCATTCAGGTGAATGCCGACGGACAGATGCAGATTCAGGGGTATCCTGTGGTCGGCGATGGCGGTCCGTTGGAGGTGCCGGTGAATGCCAGTATCAGTATTGCTGCGGACGGCACGGTTTCTGCCTTGGGCAACGGGGATGATCCTAACACCGTCGCGGCTGTCGGAAGGTTGAAGTTGGTCAGCGCCACTAACGATCAACTGGTGCGTGGCGATGATGGACTGTTCCACACCACGACGACCGCCGATCAACAAGCCGGAGCCGCATTACCGCAGGATGATACGGTGCAGGTGATGTCTGGCGTGTTGGAGGGAAGTAACGTCAACACGGTAGAGACGCTGGTGGATATGATCAACAATTCCCGCCGTTTCGAAATGCAAATGAAAGTAATCTCGAATGCGGATGACAATGCTCAGAAAGCTAATCAACTGTTATCCATTAGCTAA